A genomic segment from Nicotiana sylvestris chromosome 1, ASM39365v2, whole genome shotgun sequence encodes:
- the LOC104214128 gene encoding transcription termination factor MTERF15, mitochondrial — protein MTIRIIRSFFTSFSNPATLIPNPSHCYFCTNPTVAKRISQIQYPLQFQESSPQRNLIAVSSLLKRYGFPALELTNFLEKNCRLLNLDPIKIEKSLKILLSLKPSQEFLVSVINSCPRVLEYDAIKKWEGGIRGLEEGSNLSSFAVRNILEVSVKYELDYDCVLGSLRCLKDLGVSDITVNKVLETHPTVTMMAADKIHDCFEFVVDAFRIDKVGFDRILCVYPGVLAFGIQNKFKRLLDEFKVLGFNMEVIKKHVLRDPRILALEVGELSRCLELLKSLKCRESIKEDIFHEGAFKAGYEVKLRVDCLRSHGLNLRDAYTVVWKEPRVILYCVEDVEKKIQFLVHVMKVDIQCLVEVPEYLGVNFDKHILPRFEVIDHLRSIGGLGDEVGLRELIKPSRMKFYNLYVKPYPECETIYGRFARNAEVRSRHPVGIWKLFKPQNNPKSKEDIMNIKSYMDSLA, from the coding sequence ATGACCATTAGGATTATCAGATCCTTTTTCACATCATTTTCCAATCCTGCTACTCTAATTCCAAATCCAAGTCACTGCTATTTTTGCACTAACCCAACAGTTGCAAAACGGATATCCCAAATTCAATATCCTCTACAATTCCAAGAAAGTTCCCCCCAAAGAAATCTCATAGCGGTATCTAGTCTTCTTAAAAGATATGGTTTTCCAGCTCTAGAACTTACTAATTTTCTCGAGAAGAATTGTCGTTTACTAAATCTAGACCCCATCAAAATAGAAAAGTCTCTTAAGATTCTATTATCCTTGAAACCATCTCAAGAATTCCTTGTGTCCGTGATAAATAGTTGCCCCAGGGTTCTAGAATATGATGCTATTAAGAAATGGGAAGGAGGCATCCGAGGATTAGAAGAGGGATCCAATTTATCCTCCTTCGCCGTGCGGAATATTCTGGAGGTCTCGGTGAAGTATGAACTAGATTATGATTGTGTTTTGGGGTCTCTGAGATGCCTCAAAGATTTAGGGGTTAGTGATATTACTGTAAATAAGGTTCTGGAGACACATCCCACGGTAACTATGATGGCTGCAGACAAGATTCATGACTGTTTTGAATTCGTCGTTGATGCCTTTAGGATAGACAAGGTTGGATTTGATCGCATTCTCTGCGTTTATCCAGGTGTTTTGGCCTTTGGGATTCAAAATAAGTTTAAGCGATTGCTTGATGAATTTAAAGTTCTGGGCTTTAACATGGAGGTGATCAAGAAACATGTCCTGAGAGATCCTAGAATTCTTGCATTGGAAGTTGGGGAATTATCGCGGTGTTTGGAGCTGCTTAAGAGTTTGAAATGTAGGGAATCTATTAAGGAGGATATTTTTCATGAGGGAGCTTTTAAGGCTGGGTACGAGGTGAAACTAAGGGTTGATTGCTTACGCAGTCATGGGTTAAACTTAAGGGATGCTTATACTGTGGTATGGAAAGAGCCCAGAGTGATACTTTATTGCGTAGAGGATGTTGAGAAGAAGATTCAGTTTTTAGTGCACGTGATGAAAGTTGATATTCAATGTCTTGTTGAAGTTCCAGAGTACCTGGGGGTGAATTTCGATAAACATATTCTACCAAGATTCGAAGTAATTGACCATTTAAGATCAATAGGAGGACTTGGTGATGAGGTGGGATTGAGGGAGTTGATTAAACCTAGTAGAATGAAATTTTATAACTTATATGTCAAGCCTTATCCAGAGTGTGAAACAATATATGGAAGATTTGCAAGAAATGCTGAAGTGAGAAGTCGACATCCAGTGGGAATTTGGAAGCTTTTCAAACCACAAAATAATCCAAAGTCCAAAGAAGATATTATGAACATTAAGTCGTATATGGATTCATTGGCTTGA
- the LOC104214127 gene encoding cysteine proteinase inhibitor B, protein MAKITKILSLILLFFIISLFSSTPTSALGGKKLGGRTQIQDVKTNKEIQDLGKFCVEEYNRNLQKQKQKVNNNNNNGLLSFSEVVEAEKQVVSGIKYYLKISATTSSGSPKMFDAVLVVKAWEKKKELLNFSPSPATK, encoded by the coding sequence AtggcaaaaataacaaaaatcctCTCTTTAATCCTCCTTTTCTTCATTATCTCCTTATTTTCTTCAACTCCAACAAGCGCTTTAGGAGGAAAAAAATTAGGTGGAAGAACACAAATCCAAGATGTGAAGACAAACAAAGAAATTCAAGATTTGGGAAAGTTTTGTGTTGAAGAGTACAACAGAAatttgcaaaaacaaaaacagaaggttaataataataataataatgggtTGTTGAGTTTTTCTGAGGTTGTTGAAGCAGAAAAACAAGTTGTTTCTGGTATTAAATATTACCTTAAAATCTCCGCAACTACTTCCTCAGGTTCTCCGAAAATGTTTGATGCTGTTTTGGTTGTTAAAGCTtgggagaaaaagaaagaattgcTTAATTTTTCTCCTTCTCCTGCTACTAAGTGA